Proteins encoded by one window of Panicum virgatum strain AP13 chromosome 7N, P.virgatum_v5, whole genome shotgun sequence:
- the LOC120683585 gene encoding ran guanine nucleotide release factor-like isoform X1, translated as MAGESCVPRPLFGGAISTALPSRFQEVFVDPARDESLIFELLDLKGEVDDAGSALWFLRDIANEQDAGDNLVVEHSGTLELAGLRLGEAPAVAETSVAQLAVSKGRQGREAQNIVRLYLANIRLENAATDVLITAYEPLLINPLSESAAAVAAGPAIPAEQAGCLLMSEIFKVAVMNFNVHDWSLFNGGP; from the exons ATGGCCGGCGAGAGCTGCGTCCCGCGGCCCCTGTTCGGCGGCGCCATCTCCACCGCCCTCCCCTCCCGCTTCCAG GAGGTTTTTGTTGATCCAGCCCGCGACGAGAGCCTCATCTTCGAGCTGCTCGACCTCAAGGGCGAGGTGGACGACGCCGGCAGCGCCCTCTGGTTCCTGCGCGACATCGCCAACGAGCAAGACGCCGGGGACAACTTG GTGGTTGAGCATTCTGGGACACTCGAGCTAGCTGGTTTGCGTCTCGGAGAAGCACCTGCAGTGGCTGAAACTTCAGTTGCCCAACTG GCCGTCTCAAAAGGGAGGCAGGGCAGAGAAGCACAGAACATTGTTCGA CTTTACCTGGCAAACATACGTCTCGAGAATGCAGCAACTGATGTACTTATCACCGCATACGAGCCACTTTTGATAAA CCCCTTGAGTGAAAGCGCTGCTGCAGTTGCTGCTGGTCCAGCCATACCTGCTGAACAAGCTGGATGCTTACTGATGTCTGAGATCTTCAAAGTTGCCGTGATGAATTTCAATGTGCATGATTGGAGCCTTTTCAATGGAGGCCCTTGA
- the LOC120681642 gene encoding glyceraldehyde-3-phosphate dehydrogenase A, chloroplastic-like: MASPMLSATTVPLQGAGLGEFTGLRSSASLPLRRGNAAASDDFMSAVSFRTNAVATSGGPRRAPAEAKLKVAINGFGRIGRNFLRCWHGRDDSPLDVIAINDTGGVKQASHLLKYDSTLGTFDADVKPVGDNGISVDGKVIKVVSDRNPSNLPWGDLGIDLVIEGTGVFVDREGAGKHIQAGAKKVLITAPGKGDIPTYVVGVNADQYNPDEPIISNASCTTNCLAPFVKVLDQKFGIIKGTMTTTHSYTGDQRLLDASHRDLRRARAAALNIVPTSTGAAKAVALVLPNLKGKLNGIALRVPTPNVSVVDLVVQVSKKTLAEEVNQAFRDSAATELSGILEVCDVPLVSVDFRCSDVSSTIDASLTMVMGDDMVKVIAWYDNEWGYSQRVVDLADIVANKWK, from the exons ATGGCGTCGCCCATGCTCTCCGCAACCACCGTCCCGCTCCAGGGCGCCGGCCTCGGCGAGTTCACCGGCCTCCGGAGCTCCGCGTCGCTGCCGCTGCGCCGCGGTaatgccgccgcctccgacgaCTTCATGTCCGCCGTCTCCTTCAGGACCAACGCG GTCGCCACCAGCggcgggccgcggcgggcgccggcggaggcgaaGCTCAAGGTGGCGATCAACGGGTTCGGGCGCATCGGGCGCAACTTCCTGCGCTGCTGGCACGGGCGCGACGACTCGCCGCTCGACGTCATCGCCATCAACGACACCGGGGGCGTCAAGCAGGCGTCGCACCTGCTCAAGTACGACTCCACGCTCGGCACCTTCGACGCCGACGTCAAGCCCGTGGGCGACAACGGCATCTCCGTCGACGGCAAGGTCATCAAGGTCGTGTCGGACCGCAACCCCAGCAACCTGCCCTGGGGGGACCTCGGCATCGACCTCGTCATCGAGGGGACGGGGGTCTTCGTCGACCGCGAGGGCGCCGGGAAGCACATCCAGGCGGGCGCCAAGAAGGTGCTCATCACCGCGCCGGGCAAGGGCGACATCCCCACCTACGTCGTCGGCGTCAATGCCGACCAGTACAACCCCGACGAGCCCATCATCAGCAACGCCTCCTGCACCACCAACTGCCTCGCGCCGTTCGTCAAGGTCCTCGACCAGAAGTTCG GCATCATCAAGGGCACCATGACCACCACCCACTCCTACACCGGTGACCAGAGGCTGCTGGACGCCAGCCACCGCGACctgcgccgcgcccgcgccgccgcgctcaaCATCGTGCCCACCTCCACCGGCGCGGCCAAGGCCGTCGCCCTGGTGCTCCCCAACCTCAAGGGCAAGCTCAACGGGATCGCGCTCCGGGTGCCCACCCCGAACGTCTCCGTCGTCGACCTCGTCGTGCAGGTCTCCAAGAAGACCCTCGCCGAGGAGGTCAACCAGGCGTTCCGCGACAGCGCCGCCACCGAGCTCAGCGGCATCCTCGAGGTCTGCGACGTGCCGCTCGTCTCCGTCGACTTCAGGTGCTCCGACGTCTCCTCCACCATCGACGCCTCGCTCACCATGGTCATGGGCGACGACATGGTCAAGGTCATCGCCTGGTACGACAACGAGTGGGGCTACTCCCAGAGGGTCGTCGACCTAGCTGACATCGTCGCCAACAAGTGGAAGTGA
- the LOC120683585 gene encoding ran guanine nucleotide release factor-like isoform X2 produces MAGESCVPRPLFGGAISTALPSRFQEVFVDPARDESLIFELLDLKGEVDDAGSALWFLRDIANEQDAGDNLVVEHSGTLELAGLRLGEAPAVAETSVAQLAVSKGRQGREAQNIVRLYLANIRLENAATDVLITAYEPLLIK; encoded by the exons ATGGCCGGCGAGAGCTGCGTCCCGCGGCCCCTGTTCGGCGGCGCCATCTCCACCGCCCTCCCCTCCCGCTTCCAG GAGGTTTTTGTTGATCCAGCCCGCGACGAGAGCCTCATCTTCGAGCTGCTCGACCTCAAGGGCGAGGTGGACGACGCCGGCAGCGCCCTCTGGTTCCTGCGCGACATCGCCAACGAGCAAGACGCCGGGGACAACTTG GTGGTTGAGCATTCTGGGACACTCGAGCTAGCTGGTTTGCGTCTCGGAGAAGCACCTGCAGTGGCTGAAACTTCAGTTGCCCAACTG GCCGTCTCAAAAGGGAGGCAGGGCAGAGAAGCACAGAACATTGTTCGA CTTTACCTGGCAAACATACGTCTCGAGAATGCAGCAACTGATGTACTTATCACCGCATACGAGCCACTTTTGATAAA GTAG